The Pseudomonas cucumis sequence CATAGTTGTGATAGGCGAGGGCGCGTTGCTGGCGCTTGAGCTCGTTGGGCAGGAAGCCTTGGGCGTCGACCTGATTGACGCCGACCTTGTATTCCTTGACGGCCCAATCGAACAGATCGCGGCGGTTGGTGGCGACCGATGTGGCCATCACCGACCAGGCTGCCCAGTACGAGTGGTTGTTGGTTTGCTCGAGCGGCAGGTTGTCCCAATCGCTGACTACCTGATCGGCCATTCTGCTGAACCAGGCTTCAATCACTTGCGCTTCTTCCTGGTGGGTAGCCAGCGGATGCGAGTCAGAGAACTTCAGGCGGACATAGGACGAAGCCATGCTGCCCAAGGCCCATTTGCGCATGGACTTGCCGGTGTGGTTGAAGTCCTTGGACATCAACGCGTCAGCCTTGGCCCAGGCAGTCAACCAGTTGAGGGTGCATTCCAGTTGTTCCGGACGACCGTCACGCATGAACTTCATCACCTGCTTGCTGGTGCTGCGCTCGATCTTGGTGATGTCGGCGGTGGTGTCGCGGAAAGCTTTTTCCGATGCCTCGTTCAGGGTCGAACGGGCCTTGTCGGAGCCTTCGTATTTGCTGCGAAATTGCAGGGCACCGGTGTAGGGCGTCGGCATCGCGTCGCAGCCTTCACTCTTGTCGCCGGTTTTGACTTTTTCAATGGGTGTGAAGTAACCCTGGGGCGGGCGAAGTGGCGCGGCAGCCTGGGTGGCGCCTGCGAACATCGCCAGCGTCAGCAGGGAGGGCGCGAGTAACTTTTTCAGCGTTCGGGTTTGCATGCAGTTCATAAGAGGTAGCCTCATTGCCCGGCTTGAGCGGTACGCTGCTCGGCGCCGGAGAACACGTTGCGTTTGCAGATTTTCGCTTCGACTTTCTGAGGCGTGGCACCTGGTGTTTCAGGTCCCTGGACTTCGACGGCCAGCAGATTCTGCGAGGCCCAGTCTTCGTCCGTGCGCAACTCGAAGGCGAAACGCCCGTCGGTATCGGAGGTTTCCGGTTTCTCGATCTTGATGTCCTCGTGGCGCCCATTCATGTACCAGAGGGTGGCTTGCAAGGTTTTCACCGAGGTGTCGGCGAAGCGGATATCGACCTGGTGACTGCTGTTGCGCAGGTCCAGGTTCTTGCTGTTGACCATCAATTCGTTTTTGCCCGGTTTCAGCGTGGCACTGGCACTCATCTGTGCATCTTTGCCTTCGCAACCGTTGTCCAGCAGGGCCATCATCTGGCGGTAGATGGTTTCCTGATCGAGGCGATAAAGCGGCGAGAATTCCCAGATGAGAATTTTCGGTGGTTTGGTCTGGAACTCTTCGCTGCCCAGGTACTGCAGCATCGAACCTTCGAAGCCACCACCGGGGAACGCCACGTTGAGAATGTCGGCGCCGATGGCCTCTTGGAGGAAACCGGCGAAGTTGTAGTTCTTGCCACTGTGGCTGGTGCCGACCAGGGTGATTTCCGGATTACCGGAATCACTGAACAGATCGCCATCGCCCGCTTCGCCCTTTGGCTCGGTGGTGAACTGATCCATGTACTGGATCGCGTAGCTGGTGCCACAG is a genomic window containing:
- a CDS encoding mannuronate-specific alginate lyase; this encodes MNCMQTRTLKKLLAPSLLTLAMFAGATQAAAPLRPPQGYFTPIEKVKTGDKSEGCDAMPTPYTGALQFRSKYEGSDKARSTLNEASEKAFRDTTADITKIERSTSKQVMKFMRDGRPEQLECTLNWLTAWAKADALMSKDFNHTGKSMRKWALGSMASSYVRLKFSDSHPLATHQEEAQVIEAWFSRMADQVVSDWDNLPLEQTNNHSYWAAWSVMATSVATNRRDLFDWAVKEYKVGVNQVDAQGFLPNELKRQQRALAYHNYALPPLAMIASFAQVNGVDLRQENNGALKRLGDRVLAGVEDPDEFEEKNGKEQDMTDLKVDSKFAWLEPFCSLYTCTPDVLAQKHKMQPFKTFRLGGDLTKVYDPASEKGKGS
- a CDS encoding alginate O-acetyltransferase, which gives rise to MHPHLIKLLSLSALTAGILAASGGVRADDAASVSAPKFKADDCCNLCPAANDPKNYTTRYQQNFTTLVQAQGDWLFRTQEDLRTEFDTTPAGYKRMKQLHDAFKSKGVELVIVYQPTRGLVNRNKLNPAEKASYDFDKALKNYKTMLGRFAQMGYVVPDLSPLTNESLPDTLPAHDFYFRGDQHWTPYGAQRTAKIVAEKVKQLPAFADVPKREFETHKSGRMGKTGTLHNMAGQLCGTSYAIQYMDQFTTEPKGEAGDGDLFSDSGNPEITLVGTSHSGKNYNFAGFLQEAIGADILNVAFPGGGFEGSMLQYLGSEEFQTKPPKILIWEFSPLYRLDQETIYRQMMALLDNGCEGKDAQMSASATLKPGKNELMVNSKNLDLRNSSHQVDIRFADTSVKTLQATLWYMNGRHEDIKIEKPETSDTDGRFAFELRTDEDWASQNLLAVEVQGPETPGATPQKVEAKICKRNVFSGAEQRTAQAGQ